TTACAAGCGGGTGATATTCCAACTGAGGAAGATCAAAAAACCATGTTGGATTTCAATAAGAAAGTTCAAGCTAATCCACTTCTTGTTGAATACTTTACAAAACAGCAGCAGTTGGCAGCTTATGTAGCTGATTTGGAACGTATTATTTTCAAACCCTTGAATGAATTGTTATAAAGAGTACAGCCGAAAGGCTGTATTTTTGTTTGAAAAATTGGACTTTACTTGACATTATGGAAAAATTGGTATATACTACAATTAGTATATGGTTATAACCAGTATATAGAAATATTATATTGAATTAAGGAGGTAGGACATGTCTAAGTATATATATGCTAAGTCTATTATTTTGAAGGATACTGAGGTAGAGAATGCCTATCTCGAACTAACAGATATAGGTACCTTTGGTAAAATTCTGACAGAAAAGCCTGAAGGGGATATTATCGACTATTCCGACTATCATCTGGCAGCAGGTTTGGTGGATACCCACATTCATGGCTATGCATCTCATGATGTCATGGACAATGATTTTGAAGGCATCAAGGTCATTTCAGAAGGCCTCTTATCTTGTGGGGTAACTTCTTGGTTGCCAACGACCTTAACAGATTCTACTGAAAATTTAGATGCAGTCTGTGAGACGATTGGAACCTATGCAGGGCAAGAAACAGGTGCTAAAATTCAAGGTATTTTCTTAGAAGGTCCCTTCTTTACAGAAAAATACAAGGGAGCTCAGAATCCCAAGTATATGAGCGATCCATCGATTGAGAAGTTGGATAAATGGCACCAGCTCTCCAAGGGTCTGGTCAATAAAATTGCCATTGCACCAGAAAGAGAAGGCGTGACAGAATTTATCGAATTTGCCAACAGCAAGGCCATTCATACAGCTCTTGCCCATAGTGATGCGACCTATGCGCAAGCCAAAGCAGCTGTTGATGCAGGAGCCAATATTTTTGTACATGTTTACAATGGTATGAGTGGGCTACATCATCGTGAGCCAGGAATGGTTGGCGCAGCACTGAACTTAAAAAATGTTTATGCAGAAATGATTTGTGACGGTCACCATGTTCATCCAGCGGCAGCAGAAATTGTTATCAAGGCGCGTGGCGCAGAAGAAACTGTATTGATTACGGACTGTATGCGAGCAGGAGGCATGGGTGAAGGAAATTCTCGATTAGGAGAATTTGAAGTCGTTGTAAAAGACGGCACAGCCCGCCTCAAGCACAATGGCAGCTTGGCAGGATCTATTCTCGAATTGATTCAAGCTGTTCAACATGTGGTTGAATGGGGCTTGGTTTCCCTGCCTGATGCCCTTCGAATGGCATCTTTGGCACCAGCTCGTTCTGTCAACATTGATCATATTTGTGGTCAGATTGCAGAAGGACGGGCAGCAGACTTTATCGTCGTAGATGATGCAGGACGATTGCAAGCAACCTACTTAGACGGTGTGAAACGATTTGAAAATTAGTTAAAGGCTTCTAAACTGCTAGTTGTATATCAACAGCAACTTAATTGGTAATACTATTTTCCAGGAGGAATCTAATGACAAAATTACAACTTTCTCAGGCTAAATTTGACCATATGACACGCTTGTCAAACAGCGACAAAGTCATTGCAGCCCTAGCTATTGACCAACGTGGTGCATTGAAACGCCTTTTGGCTGCGGCAGCAGGTGGTGGCGAATTTGGAGATGATATTTTGATTGATTTCAAAAAAGTCATCTCAAGCGATTTGACGCCTTATGCAAGCTCCATCCTTTTGGATGCGGAATACGGTGTTCCAGCTTCAGAATTGCGCCATGCAGACTGTGGCTTCATTGCAGCCTATGAAAAAACAGGTTACGATGCCTCAACTCCAGGTCGTTTGCCAGACCTTTTGCCAAACTGGTCAGCAAAACGCATCAAAGAATTGGGTGCAGATGCCGTCAAAATCTTGCTCTACTATGATGTAGATGACAAGCCAGAAATCAACGACATCAAGCATGCTTGGGTAGAACGCATTGGTAGCGAGTGTGTGGCAGAAGATATTCCTTACTTCGTGGAAATCTTGACCTACGATGCTAGCGACATGGATGTAACCTCTCGTGAGTATGCAGCCCTTAAACCACGTAAGGTTAATGGAGCTATGCGCGAATTCAGCAAGCCACGCTACAATGCAGATGTGCTTAAGGTAGAAGTACCGGTTAACATGAACTTTGTAGAAGGCTACACAGATGAAGAGCCAGTCTACACAGTTGAGGAAGCCAAAGCCTTCTTCAAGGAGCAAACAGACAGTACTCACTTGCCGTTTATCTATTTGAGTGCGGGCGTGTCTGCGAAACTCTTCCAAGAAACCCTTGTCTTTGCTAAAGAAGCAGGTTCAAGCTTTAACGGTGTTCTTTGTGGACGTGCAACTTGGAAGGATGCAGTAGCAATCTTTGCAAGCGAAGGGGAAGAAGCAGCTAAAGCTTGGTTGGCTGATCAAGGTCGTCGCAACGTCGAGGAGCTTAATGAAGTTCTGGCAACTACTGCTCATCCTTGGACAGAAAAAGTAGAAGTCAAATAAAAACTTTGGGAGCGGGAAAGAACTCGACTGGTCAAAAACATACTAAGATTAGTAGTGAGGAAATCTCCGACGGGAGAGAGTACTCACTACTTTTTCTTTATGATAAAGTAGAGGTGTCTTGTTAAGTCGACAACTCTTTTGACGCTAGACGTCGCATCAAAAAAAAGAGTTCGTCTTCCCGCCCCCGCACAGTTGATTAGGTCAGATTTGGAGTGTAAAACACGAACAAATCTGCCAATCAACCACTGCGTTGAGATGTTGACACGAACCCTGAGAAGCGAGGTTGTTTTTTTTGCCCAGCCTCTTTTTCCATGAAATTATTAAAAGATTTTCGGAAAAAAGTTGAAAAATCTGAAAATTTAAGCAATTTTTGTTGACAAATGCTTGAAAATGAATTAAGATAAGTAGGAATTAAAAATCAATAGAAAGGAAAACAGAGATGTTAGAAATGTGTCAAAACCATTCAGCTAATCATACTTATTTCTACGGCTATTTTAGATAGTGTTTGTAGACATGGTAAACATGGATGCAAACACGGGAACGTAAGGTTTGTATCTATGTGGCTGTAGCTGTTTTGACGTGTGCCTCATAGATG
The nucleotide sequence above comes from Streptococcus sp. 29887. Encoded proteins:
- the nagA gene encoding N-acetylglucosamine-6-phosphate deacetylase, giving the protein MSKYIYAKSIILKDTEVENAYLELTDIGTFGKILTEKPEGDIIDYSDYHLAAGLVDTHIHGYASHDVMDNDFEGIKVISEGLLSCGVTSWLPTTLTDSTENLDAVCETIGTYAGQETGAKIQGIFLEGPFFTEKYKGAQNPKYMSDPSIEKLDKWHQLSKGLVNKIAIAPEREGVTEFIEFANSKAIHTALAHSDATYAQAKAAVDAGANIFVHVYNGMSGLHHREPGMVGAALNLKNVYAEMICDGHHVHPAAAEIVIKARGAEETVLITDCMRAGGMGEGNSRLGEFEVVVKDGTARLKHNGSLAGSILELIQAVQHVVEWGLVSLPDALRMASLAPARSVNIDHICGQIAEGRAADFIVVDDAGRLQATYLDGVKRFEN
- a CDS encoding YlbF/YmcA family competence regulator, whose translation is MSTNIYDIANELERAIRNLPEYKAVEAVKVSVEGNPEAKEILESYITFQKGIQEKLQAGDIPTEEDQKTMLDFNKKVQANPLLVEYFTKQQQLAAYVADLERIIFKPLNELL
- the lacD gene encoding tagatose-bisphosphate aldolase — protein: MTKLQLSQAKFDHMTRLSNSDKVIAALAIDQRGALKRLLAAAAGGGEFGDDILIDFKKVISSDLTPYASSILLDAEYGVPASELRHADCGFIAAYEKTGYDASTPGRLPDLLPNWSAKRIKELGADAVKILLYYDVDDKPEINDIKHAWVERIGSECVAEDIPYFVEILTYDASDMDVTSREYAALKPRKVNGAMREFSKPRYNADVLKVEVPVNMNFVEGYTDEEPVYTVEEAKAFFKEQTDSTHLPFIYLSAGVSAKLFQETLVFAKEAGSSFNGVLCGRATWKDAVAIFASEGEEAAKAWLADQGRRNVEELNEVLATTAHPWTEKVEVK